The genomic DNA GCCCAGCCCACTCATTACGTTTCCCAACCCGAAAGAGAAGCATTTAAAGCCCAGCTACAAGATGTCGAAAAGCCCATCGAAGTAGTAGAAACGCCTATCGTTGCGCCTACGCCAGTGATTGCGGTGGCTACGCCCGAACCTGTGGCCGTGCCAGAGCCGCCAGCCGCCGTATATGTAGCTCCAGAACCCAAAGAAGAAGTGCCCGAAACGAAAAAAGGCGGTTCTTTCTTTGATCAAATAGGTTAATAATCAACAAATTATATGCAAAACTCCCGTATCGTTGCGTCAATGATACGGGTTTTTGTTTTTAGATTTTGGCAATCACCAGTTCGTGTTTTGGGTAGTCGTTGGAAGCTAAATTTTGACTAACAATGCCCGCAATCTCGGCGGTAAGCATCTGAATAATACGCTGTTTGGCAAAAGGCCGAAAGTAAATCAAACTCACTTCGCGCACGGGAATTGGCGCAACAAAATGCCGCACTTTTCGCTTTTTCTCGTTGGGTAGCGTCTGAAAATACAGTTCGGGTATCATCGTAAGGCCGCCAAACTCGTCCACCATGTTGAGCAGTGTTTCAAAAGAATTGGCCTCGAATTTGAAGTTTTCGGGAACATCGCATTTCTTTTTCAGCGAACACAGCTTGATAAATTGCTCGCGCAGGCAATGGCCTTCTTCCATAAGCCAAATTTTGTGATTACGGATTTCGTCGGGGATAATGTATTTTTTGTCTTCCTCAAAATTGCCGTAAACCATCAGGGCTTCATAATACAAAATATTTTCTTCTATATCTTCCAGCCCCAACGGTGTCGCCAAAATCCCCGCATCGAGTTGCCCATCGCGCAACTGCTTGACAATGTGTGCAGTAGTGGTTTCGATGATTTCTATCGAAAGGCTCGGATATTTCTCAATGATTGGCCGAATGATTTTGGGCAATAGCGCATTGGCAATGGTCGGAATAATGCCCACACGAATTTGTCCCGACAGTTCGCCCCGCATATTTTTGGCTTTGTCTTGCAGCAACTGCGTGTGTACGAGCACTTTTTGTGCTTCGGCCAGTATTTCCAAACCCGCGTCTGTTGTTAAAATGGGGTTGTGTTTTCGGTCAAAAATGATAAGCCCTAACTCATCTTCTAACTTTTTTATCATAAAACTGAGCGTGGCTTGCGTTACGTTGCAATGCGCCGCCGCTCGGCTAAAGTTTTTGAGTTGATGTACGGCCAGAATATATTCTAATTGCTGAATGTTCATGTGTCTGTATTGATGAAATCTATTACAAATATAGAAAATTTTAGTTTTATCAATAATTATAAAGATTATACTTTTGTCTCAATAAGTTTAATCAACAGATAAAATACCATGAATAAGCATTATATCTTTGGTGCGATGCTTTTGCTAACCAGTTCGTTAGCCTTCGCACAACAAAAACCTTTGACTACGAACACGGGCGCACCTGTCGGCGACAACCAAAATTCGGTAACCGTTGGCCAAGATGGTCCCGTATTGTTGGAAGACATTCACTTGATTGAAAAATTGGCTTCTTTCGACCGCGAACGCATTCCCGAACGTGTCGTGCACGCTCGCGGCGCGGGTGCTTTCGGCGAGTTTGTGGCGGCTGCGGATATGTCGGCCTACACCAAAGCCAAATTTTTGAGCCAAGCAGGTAAAAAAACACCTGTGTTTGTGCGTTTTTCAACGGTTGTACACGGAAACGGCTCGCCTGAAACCTTGCGCGACCCGCGTGGTTTTGCTACCAAATTTTATACCGAAGAAGGAAACTACGACATTGTAGGCAACAACTTGCCTGTGTTTTTTATCCGCGATGCTATCAAATTCCCTGACATGGTGCACGCTTTCAAACCTTCGCCGATTCTGAACAAGCAAGACCCAGCGCGTGTGTTTGACTTTTTCTCTCATCAACCAGAAGCAACGCACATGCTTACTCGCGTGTACTCGGACTACGGGATTCCTGCCTCGTATCGCGAAATGAACGGCTCAAGTGTCCATGCGTTTAAGTGGATTAATGAAAAAAATGAAGTCGTTTATGTGAAATACACTTGGAAAAGCAAACAAGGCGAACGTAACCTAACAATGGCCGAAGCGGCGAAAGTGCAAAGCCAAGATTTTCAGCACGCAACCGTTGATTTGTACACCAATATCAAAAAAGGAAATTTCCCGCAATGGGATTTGTATGTACAAGTTCTGAAGGCTTCCGAATTTGAAAAACTGGATTTTAATCCATTGGATGCAACCAAAACTTGGAACGAAAGCGTAGCCAAATCCATGTTGGTAGGCACAATGACGCTCAACAAAGTGCCAGACAACTACTTTGATTCGGTGGAACAATCGGCATTTTCGCCAGGTACTCTAATCCCAGGTGTAGAGGCTTCGGAAGATAAATTGTTGCAAGGCCGTTTGTTCTCGTACTTTGATACACAACGCTACCGCATCGGCGCGAATTTCCAACAGTTGCCAGTGAATGCGCCAAAAGTGGCCATCAACAGCAACAACCAAGATGGCGCGTTGAGCAACAAAGGCAAAAGCTCGGATACCAATTACCAACCATCACGCAACGACAATCGCCCAGACAATGCGGCCTACAAACATTCTTCGGCGCGTTACGGCGATGTGGCCATTACGCAGGCGCGTATTTCTAAGCCAAATAACTTTAAGCAAGCAGGCGAATTTTATAGAAGCCTCGACGAAACCAACAAAGCCAACCTTATCAAAAACTTGGTAGCGGATTTGGGTCAGGTACAAAACCGCGAGATTCAGAAGATAATGACGGGTTATTTCTACATGGCCGATAGCGATTACGGCAAACGCTTGGCCAAAGAACTCAAACTTACGCGCGAGGAAGTGGAAGCAGCTTTGCAAAACGCACAAAAACAATAAAACATAATTCACTCGGCGGGGGAGTTGCTACGGTTTCTCCCGCCGATTTTTAGTTACTAAATCATCATAACAATGAAAAAATATCTTTTGTTAATCATTATTGAACTGCTTTCTTTCCAGTTCATTTTTGCGCAAACCAATGTGTTTGACGCTGCTCGAACCAATGATGTATCCGTTGTCAGTCAGTATGTTAGCTCCAAACAAAATATTGATACACTTAATAAAGCTGGCCATAGTTTGCTGATTTTGGCAGTTTATAACAATGCTTTTGATGTAGCCAAAATCTTGTTGGAACAGAAAGCGAATATTGAACTTCAGGACGCAACAGGCAATTCGGCACTGATGGGCGCGAGCTTCAAAGGTTATACGCCAATGGTGGAATTGTTGTTGGCGCATGGCGCAAACCCGAATTTGCTTAATTATAACGGCGCAACGGCTTTGTTTTTTGCGGCTACTTTCGGCCATGAATCCATTGCAAAAACATTACTTGCGCACAAAGCCGATACCAAAATCCGTGACCGATTCGGCAAGAAGGCCGTAGATTATGCCCTTATCCAAGAAAATGAAGCGTTGGTGGCTTTATTGAAATAAAAAGACATTATGATTTATGAGTGCAATAAAAAAGGAGAAAACCGTATGTGTCGGCTTTCTCCTTTTTTGTTTTTTATATAAAATGCTGTTAGCGAGGTACTTCTATTCCGTCCAGAATTTGCTTGATTACGCCGCCAATCGTTGTGCCGTCCATTTCGCGTTCGGGCGTGAGGGCAAGCCGATGGCGCAACACAGGCGTAACCACAAACCGAATATCGTCGGGCGTTACAAAGTCGCGGCCACGCAGCGCGGCAATGGCTTTGCTGGCGTTGAGAATGGCCAGCGAGGCACGTGGCGAAGCTCCCAAATAAAGGGCTGGGTGTTGGCGCGTTTGGCTTGTAATTTGGGCAATGTACTGAATAAGAGGCTGTTCGATGTGGATTTCTGCCGCTTTTTGCCGAAACTGCACTAACGCTTCTTTGCTCAAAACGGGTTTTATTTCGGATAAAGGCGTGTTGCCTTTGCGGGCGTTGGCCTGTACCAAAATCTGGGTTTCTTCCGCAAGCGAAGGATATTCTACCGAAATTTTGAACAAAAAACGGTCGAGTTGGGCTTCGGGTAGGCGGTAAGTTCCTTCTTGCTCAATGGGGTTTTGGGTGGCCAGCACCATAAAAGGCGGTTCTAACATATAAGTTGTGCCATCTACGGTTACTTGGCGTTCTTCCATTGCCTCAAAAAGAGCGGATTGCGTTTTTGCGGGAGCGCGATTTATCTCGTCGATGAGGACGATGTTAGCAAAAATAGGACCTTGTCTAAACTCAAAATCTGCCGTTTTGCTATTGAAAATCTGCGTCCCGATTACGTCGGAAGGCATCAGGTCGGGCGTAAATTGAATACGTGCGTATTGTGCCGAAATGCCTGCAGCGGTGAGCTTGGCGGTAAGTGTTTTGGCCACACCGGGCACGCCTTCGATGAGTACGTGTCCGTCGGCGAGCATGGCCGCCAAAATCAATTCTATCATTTCGCTCTGACCCACTACAACTTTGCCGATTTCGGCGCGTAGTTGCTCGGCGGCTTCACGCAAGGAAGCAAGGTCTATTCTATTTCCAAAAACTGGCTCCATTCAAATTTGTTTTTACAAAAGGATTAAGGCGTTTCTTTTACGGGAACAATCGCAAATACTACGCGGTGGTCTTTTTCGTCGTGCTGCTCACAAATTTCTATTCCGTGTTTGTGGAAATAAAAGGTTTTGTGGCGCAAATGAATGTCTGGCACGTCGAGTGTAATGGCGGTTTTGGTTGCTTTTCCCAAAAAATGCTTATACAAGTCCGAATATACGTCGATGGCTTCAAAAGTCAATAGTTTTTTGGTGTTTCCTTGCAAATAAGGTTCTGCATCGGGGAAGAAACTAATCTGAGCCAAGGCCGTATCGCCTTTGTTCCAAATCAAATAAGCCACGCAGTTTTTTTGTTCGCCTGCTTCGTTTTTGTCATAAAGATAATAGCGAAGTGTTCCGTCGTGGGTCAAATTATCATATTTGGCGATGAATTGCGGCAATGTTCCCCAATGTTTTTCGGCGGTTTTGATGCCCATACCCAACTTGAAGCCAAAAAAAGAGGCTTTATCGCTTTTGAAATGCTTATTGGCCGTGATGTCTGTTTTTTCAATTTCGATTAATTTGCTGTCTTGGGCGCGAGAAATGGCGGAGGCAGATAGCAGCAAGAATAAAATAAACACGCGTCTCATATTCGTATTTGGTTTGTAGTAGGTATAAAAACTTTGTTCAAAAAGAGTTTAGTGTTTGTGATTGCTTCATTGAGCAAATAAAGGCTATTTCTTTGAAAAAGCTAATGATTATAGTGTTATTATAAGAAACTTTCCATACGCAAACATTGATACGTTATATTTAGTTACTTGTAACCCAAACTATTAGGCCATTAAGTTTGTTTAGGTAAGTAATAAAAATTTACCAAAAACAATGTTATAATAGATTCCGTATTGCAGCGTTCTATTGCATATTAGGCAAGTTTTGTATCTTTAAACCCACAAACAATCAAAAACGCCTTATGCAGAAGCGACCCGCTTACGATGATATTTTTATGGAATTGGCCGTTAATTTGTCCAAACGCTCGCATTGCGTGAAACGACAAGTAGGGGCAGTGCTGGTGAAAGATACGCGCATTGTGTCTATTGGCTACAACGGACCGCCCGCAGGAACGCACAATTGCGATGAGCAGTGGCCAGAAGAAGGTTGCCCGCGCGACTCAAAAGGGAGTTGCTCGTTGGCACTACACGCCGAAGAAAATGCCATTCTGTATGCTGTGCAAAATGGCACGAGTATTGAAGGATGCACGCTTTACGTTACGCTTTCGCCTTGTATTGCGTGTGCGCGTATTGTGTTTAGTATGAAAATCAGCAAAGTAATTTATTTACAATCTTATGCGCAGTACAAAGGCTTGGCCATCGACGAAGGCGTAGATTTTCTGCAACGTTTTGGCGTAGAAGTGGCTCAATATCAGGGTACACTCGCCAATTTAACATAATTTAATTTATTTTAACACTCACTAATTATTTGTTTACATCATGCAAAAACTTGGTCTGAACCTGTCGCTGAATCAAAAACTGTCACCGCAACAAATACAGTTTATCAAGCTATTGCAAGTTACTACTGCCGAACTTAGCTCTCGTATTCAGGAAGAAATGGAAATCAATCCAGCCTTAGAAGAAGGCTTGGACGAGTTGCCCGACCGCGATAAAGACGACGATGAGTATGACAATGATAGCGATTCGGACGAGAGCAACAATAATGATGACGATGATTATGGCGACGACTCGCGCCCCGAACGCAACGACGATGACGGCCCGGCCAGCGAAACGGGAGAACTGAATCTGGACGACTATTTGGGTGATGATATTCCAGGTTATAAAATGCAAGGCGACGGCTATAATGCTGACAGTGAAGACGATAGAGAACGTCCGATTGGGGCGGGTTCGTCGTTGGCCGACGCGCTCATGGTGCAAATGAGCTATTTGCCTCTGACGGAAACGCAACAAAAAATAGGCGAGCAACTCATCGGAAGCATTGATGCCGACGGTTACATTCGCCGTCCGCTCACGTCGATTGCCGATGATTTGGCTTTCAAACAAAATATCAATGTCTCGGACGAAGAGGTGGACGATATGCTGGCCATGATTCAGCAGTTCGACCCCGCAGGCATCGCCGCCCGCAACCTGCAAGAATGCTTGTTGCTGCAACTCGACCGCCGCACCGACAATTACGAGGTGGCTTCGCTGGCTATCAGGATTGTAGAAGATTGTTTTGATGAATTTACCAAAAAGCATTACGATAAAATCCAACGCCGCCTCGACATAGACGATGCCGCCGAACTGAAGGAAGCCATCAAAATGATTACGCACCTGAATCCCAAACCTGGCGAATCGAGTGGGGCAGATGCCAAATCGCAGGTGATTATTCCTGATTTTATCGTAACAGAAAATGACGGCGAGTTGGAAATTTCGTTAGATGGCCGCAACGAACCGCAATTGCGCGTAAGCCGCCAATACACCGAAATGCTCGAAGCCTACGACAAAAGCACCAAGAAAAACAAAGCAATTCGCGAAACCGTAACTTTTGTAAAGCAAAAATTAGACGCGGCGCGTTGGTTCATTGATGCCATTCGCCAACGCCAACAAACATTGTTGCACACCATGCACGCGATAGTTGGCTTGCAGCGCGACTTTTTTCTGGAAGGCGACGAAGCCAAACTTCGCCCCATGATTCTCAAAGACGTAGCCGACCGCATCGGGATGGACATCTCGACGGTTTCGCGTGTGGCCAATAGTAAATACGTGCAAACGGATTTTGGCGTGTTTCCGCTCAAATTCTTTTTCTCGGAAGGTATCGCCACCGAATCGGGCGAGGACGTGAGTAGCCGCGAAGTGAAGCAGATTTTGAAGGAATTTATTGACAGTGAGAACAAACAAAAACCTTTGTCGGATGAAAAGCTGGAAGAGTTGCTCAACCAAAAAGGCTATGAAATTGCGCGTCGGACGGTGGCCAAATACCGCGAACAGATGAATATTCCTGTGGCCAGACTGCGGAAAGAAATCTAAATACGCAAATTTTGAGTTCAATGTTTTGTTGTGAAAATTATATAAAACATTGAATTATGTTTTTTTGTTTTATAATTAAAATACTTGCTTAACATAATTATTTTTATTGTGTTATACTTTTTGTTTGTTCGCACAAACTATTTGCAATAGGCCTGCGTTATAGGAGTAGATAGAAAGAGTGTTTCATTGTTTTATTGTTTTTGTTTTTTTATGTTATAGTTCTGTCAGCCAATAACAGTAGATTGTTGGCTGACTTTTTTGTTTTTAGGAAAATAGGTTTAAAATTCCTGTGGAATTGTATATTTGCTTTTTATCCAGTAATTGATATTTATTTAAGAAAAGAATATAAATGATAGATTTTCAGTCTTTTACGCTTGATAATGGGTTGCGTGTGTATGTTCATTCCGACCATAGCACCCCGACAGCCGTCCTTAATATTTTGTACAATGTGGGTTCTCGCGATGAAGACCCCAACAAAACAGGTTTTGCGCATTTGTTCGAACACCTCATGTTTGGCGGTTCGCAAAACGTGCCTTCTTACGATGAGCCTTTGCAAAGGGTAGGAGGCGAAAACAATGCTTTTACGTCGCCTGACATCACGAACTACTACATTACCGTTCCGTCTGCGAATCTGGAAACGGCTTTTTGGTTGGAGTCAGACAGAATGTTAAGTCTTTCGTTTGACCCACAAGTACTTGAAGTTCAGCGCAAAGTAGTAATTGAAGAATTTAACCAACGTTACTTAAATCAGCCTTATGGCGATGTTTGGTTAAAGTTGCGCCCCTTGGCCTATACCACGCACCCCTACAATTGGGCAACGATTGGCAAGGAAATTAGCCATATCGAAAACGCCACGATGGAAGATGTGAAGGCATTTTTCTATAAATATTATTTGCCAAACAATGCCGTAATGGTGGTGGCTGGTGATGTTACGGTAGAAAAAGCCCGCGAATTGTCCGAAAAATGGTTTGCGCCGATTCCTGCGGGGGCACCATATCACCGCAATTTGCCACAAGAACCCGTACAAACCCAAAAACGCAGCCTTACGGTTTCGGCCAAAGTGCCTACCAGTGCCATTTATAAAGCCTATCATGCTTGCGCGCGCACGGATGCCGACTATCATGCCACAGACTTGTTGAGCGATATTTTGGGGCGCGGCAAATCTTCGCGTTTGTACCAAAAACTGGTCAAAGAACTAAAAGTATTCACGTCCGTAAATGCCTATGTGATGGGTTCGATTGATGCGGGTTTGTTACTGATAGATGGCAAAGTCGCCAACGGAATTTCTTTAGAAGAAGCTGAAAAACAAATAGATAGCGTTGTAGCGGAATTTTTGGCGCAGCCGCTGGAGGCACAAGAACTGACGAAAGTAAAGAATCAGGCCGAATCTTCGTTGGTATTTGGGGAAGTGGAATTGCTGAATCGTGCCATGAGTTTGGCGTTTTTCGCGCTGCTCGGCAACCCAGACCAAATCAACCGCGAAGCGGCAGATATTCAGGCCGTTAGCACCGACGATATTAAACGCGTAGCGGCACAAGTATTACGTCCCGAAAACTGTTCGGTGCTGTATTATCAAGCCGAAAAATAGGTGATTAATGAAATTGTAGATACGCATGCTGTGCGTATCTACTTTAGCGTATTCACAATAACAATTTTTATTTTACAACCCCAGCCGTTGCAATAGCAATTGAACAATGTCTTCGGCTACGGTTTCTTTACTTTTGAGAGGAAAGGCTTGTACTTCTCCGCTACGATGCAAAACCGTTATTTTGTTTGTATCGTGCTGAAAACCAGCTCCTTCATCATTCAGAGAGTTAAGTACCACAAAATCCAAGTTCTTGCGTTCCAACTTAGATTGGGCGTTGGTTTGTTCGTTTTCGGTTTCGAGGGCAAAGCCAATGGTTATTTGATTGGCGGTTTTGAGCTTGCCCAATTCGGAGGCGATGTCTGTGGTTTTC from Flexibacter flexilis DSM 6793 includes the following:
- a CDS encoding LysR substrate-binding domain-containing protein; amino-acid sequence: MNIQQLEYILAVHQLKNFSRAAAHCNVTQATLSFMIKKLEDELGLIIFDRKHNPILTTDAGLEILAEAQKVLVHTQLLQDKAKNMRGELSGQIRVGIIPTIANALLPKIIRPIIEKYPSLSIEIIETTTAHIVKQLRDGQLDAGILATPLGLEDIEENILYYEALMVYGNFEEDKKYIIPDEIRNHKIWLMEEGHCLREQFIKLCSLKKKCDVPENFKFEANSFETLLNMVDEFGGLTMIPELYFQTLPNEKKRKVRHFVAPIPVREVSLIYFRPFAKQRIIQMLTAEIAGIVSQNLASNDYPKHELVIAKI
- a CDS encoding catalase codes for the protein MNKHYIFGAMLLLTSSLAFAQQKPLTTNTGAPVGDNQNSVTVGQDGPVLLEDIHLIEKLASFDRERIPERVVHARGAGAFGEFVAAADMSAYTKAKFLSQAGKKTPVFVRFSTVVHGNGSPETLRDPRGFATKFYTEEGNYDIVGNNLPVFFIRDAIKFPDMVHAFKPSPILNKQDPARVFDFFSHQPEATHMLTRVYSDYGIPASYREMNGSSVHAFKWINEKNEVVYVKYTWKSKQGERNLTMAEAAKVQSQDFQHATVDLYTNIKKGNFPQWDLYVQVLKASEFEKLDFNPLDATKTWNESVAKSMLVGTMTLNKVPDNYFDSVEQSAFSPGTLIPGVEASEDKLLQGRLFSYFDTQRYRIGANFQQLPVNAPKVAINSNNQDGALSNKGKSSDTNYQPSRNDNRPDNAAYKHSSARYGDVAITQARISKPNNFKQAGEFYRSLDETNKANLIKNLVADLGQVQNREIQKIMTGYFYMADSDYGKRLAKELKLTREEVEAALQNAQKQ
- a CDS encoding ankyrin repeat domain-containing protein, giving the protein MKKYLLLIIIELLSFQFIFAQTNVFDAARTNDVSVVSQYVSSKQNIDTLNKAGHSLLILAVYNNAFDVAKILLEQKANIELQDATGNSALMGASFKGYTPMVELLLAHGANPNLLNYNGATALFFAATFGHESIAKTLLAHKADTKIRDRFGKKAVDYALIQENEALVALLK
- a CDS encoding AAA family ATPase; this translates as MEPVFGNRIDLASLREAAEQLRAEIGKVVVGQSEMIELILAAMLADGHVLIEGVPGVAKTLTAKLTAAGISAQYARIQFTPDLMPSDVIGTQIFNSKTADFEFRQGPIFANIVLIDEINRAPAKTQSALFEAMEERQVTVDGTTYMLEPPFMVLATQNPIEQEGTYRLPEAQLDRFLFKISVEYPSLAEETQILVQANARKGNTPLSEIKPVLSKEALVQFRQKAAEIHIEQPLIQYIAQITSQTRQHPALYLGASPRASLAILNASKAIAALRGRDFVTPDDIRFVVTPVLRHRLALTPEREMDGTTIGGVIKQILDGIEVPR
- a CDS encoding deoxycytidylate deaminase encodes the protein MQKRPAYDDIFMELAVNLSKRSHCVKRQVGAVLVKDTRIVSIGYNGPPAGTHNCDEQWPEEGCPRDSKGSCSLALHAEENAILYAVQNGTSIEGCTLYVTLSPCIACARIVFSMKISKVIYLQSYAQYKGLAIDEGVDFLQRFGVEVAQYQGTLANLT
- the rpoN gene encoding RNA polymerase factor sigma-54, with protein sequence MQKLGLNLSLNQKLSPQQIQFIKLLQVTTAELSSRIQEEMEINPALEEGLDELPDRDKDDDEYDNDSDSDESNNNDDDDYGDDSRPERNDDDGPASETGELNLDDYLGDDIPGYKMQGDGYNADSEDDRERPIGAGSSLADALMVQMSYLPLTETQQKIGEQLIGSIDADGYIRRPLTSIADDLAFKQNINVSDEEVDDMLAMIQQFDPAGIAARNLQECLLLQLDRRTDNYEVASLAIRIVEDCFDEFTKKHYDKIQRRLDIDDAAELKEAIKMITHLNPKPGESSGADAKSQVIIPDFIVTENDGELEISLDGRNEPQLRVSRQYTEMLEAYDKSTKKNKAIRETVTFVKQKLDAARWFIDAIRQRQQTLLHTMHAIVGLQRDFFLEGDEAKLRPMILKDVADRIGMDISTVSRVANSKYVQTDFGVFPLKFFFSEGIATESGEDVSSREVKQILKEFIDSENKQKPLSDEKLEELLNQKGYEIARRTVAKYREQMNIPVARLRKEI
- a CDS encoding M16 family metallopeptidase, producing MIDFQSFTLDNGLRVYVHSDHSTPTAVLNILYNVGSRDEDPNKTGFAHLFEHLMFGGSQNVPSYDEPLQRVGGENNAFTSPDITNYYITVPSANLETAFWLESDRMLSLSFDPQVLEVQRKVVIEEFNQRYLNQPYGDVWLKLRPLAYTTHPYNWATIGKEISHIENATMEDVKAFFYKYYLPNNAVMVVAGDVTVEKARELSEKWFAPIPAGAPYHRNLPQEPVQTQKRSLTVSAKVPTSAIYKAYHACARTDADYHATDLLSDILGRGKSSRLYQKLVKELKVFTSVNAYVMGSIDAGLLLIDGKVANGISLEEAEKQIDSVVAEFLAQPLEAQELTKVKNQAESSLVFGEVELLNRAMSLAFFALLGNPDQINREAADIQAVSTDDIKRVAAQVLRPENCSVLYYQAEK